From a single Planctellipticum variicoloris genomic region:
- a CDS encoding zinc ribbon domain-containing protein yields MMPRLCRIGGTTDKPPPLRECPPAMPRHRDDHNDDDDWSPDWDEGGDDFGSDDDEEPTIPCPHCRAEIHEDAQQCPACGEYLSEEDSHRSSYPPWVIATAVIVLLAVIATYVF; encoded by the coding sequence ATGATGCCGCGATTGTGCCGTATCGGCGGCACGACCGACAAGCCACCGCCCCTCCGGGAATGTCCCCCAGCCATGCCCCGCCACCGCGATGACCACAACGACGACGACGACTGGAGCCCCGACTGGGACGAGGGCGGCGACGACTTCGGTTCAGACGACGACGAGGAGCCGACCATTCCCTGCCCTCACTGCCGGGCGGAAATTCACGAAGACGCCCAGCAGTGCCCGGCCTGCGGGGAGTATCTTTCGGAGGAAGACTCGCACCGTTCGAGCTATCCTCCGTGGGTCATCGCCACGGCGGTCATCGTGCTGCTGGCGGTGATCGCCACCTACGTTTTCTGA
- the pyrF gene encoding orotidine-5'-phosphate decarboxylase, with protein MTHFSTRLNAAIRAKGTPALVGLDPRFDWLPPDIVARARQNHAYEAAVAAAAFEEFCVRLIDVVAPLVPAVKPQAAFFEEYGPDGCLALARVMRYARAAGLIVICDAKRGDIGTTAEAYARAYLAGSDPQATPWHADALTVNPYLGSDTLEPFVKVAVERGAGIYVLVRTSNPGAGTFQDRLENGQSLYQKVAEVVEGLSAAHADASGFGPVGAVVGATYPRELVELRAAMPHVPLLVPGYGSQGGTAADVAGAFNQEGLGGIVNNSRGINFAFRSGKLAEEFGVAKWEAAAEAATRQMIADLAQHTPAGRLQK; from the coding sequence ATGACACATTTTTCCACCCGACTGAATGCCGCCATCCGGGCGAAGGGGACGCCGGCTCTCGTGGGACTCGATCCCCGGTTCGACTGGCTCCCGCCGGACATCGTCGCGCGCGCCCGCCAGAACCATGCGTACGAGGCCGCCGTCGCCGCGGCCGCGTTCGAAGAATTCTGCGTCCGGCTGATCGACGTCGTCGCGCCGCTGGTCCCGGCGGTGAAACCGCAGGCCGCTTTCTTCGAAGAATACGGCCCCGACGGCTGCCTGGCCCTGGCCCGCGTCATGCGCTACGCCCGCGCCGCCGGGTTGATCGTCATCTGCGACGCCAAGCGAGGCGACATCGGCACCACGGCGGAAGCCTACGCCCGCGCGTATCTCGCCGGGTCCGATCCGCAGGCGACGCCCTGGCACGCCGACGCTCTGACGGTCAATCCCTACCTCGGCAGCGACACGCTGGAGCCGTTCGTCAAGGTCGCCGTCGAGCGGGGAGCGGGGATCTACGTGCTGGTCCGGACGAGCAATCCCGGCGCAGGGACGTTCCAAGACCGGCTGGAGAACGGACAGTCGCTGTATCAGAAAGTCGCCGAGGTCGTCGAAGGACTCTCCGCCGCCCACGCCGACGCCTCCGGCTTCGGTCCGGTCGGGGCGGTTGTCGGGGCGACGTATCCCCGCGAGCTGGTCGAGCTGCGGGCGGCGATGCCGCACGTGCCGCTGCTGGTGCCGGGGTACGGCAGCCAGGGAGGGACCGCGGCCGATGTCGCCGGCGCTTTCAACCAGGAGGGCCTCGGCGGGATCGTCAATAACTCGCGCGGGATCAACTTCGCCTTCCGTTCGGGGAAGCTGGCGGAGGAATTCGGCGTCGCGAAGTGGGAAGCCGCGGCGGAGGCCGCCACCCGGCAGATGATCGCCGACCTGGCGCAGCACACGCCGGCGGGACGCCTGCAGAAGTAG